aaaatatatttaattgatataaataaattatattttagttgCTCAACTTATTTCAGTTcaattataactaaaaatataaaagaaacgcatgatttatatgatttagattcatttgtatttattgaattattaaaacataataataaattaaactttaatatctatttataacaaaaactctatctaatttataattgattaggcttaaatgcacaaaaaaaaatcaccaactttcgcgtgtttttggtatttgacacgaactttttattttggcatataaatacacgagctatcaattttttgtatgggcttaatcaccaaaaaaactccgaccttttagcccctttttattggcaccctgacgttgcaattttgtctatATCACCCTAATTCACACCTTTCATTTCCAATTCCGCCCTAAAAAGCTAAATTGACCTTTTTCACTAGAAAAATGCCAATttggtccttcatttttaatttattttctaaaaaatatttagtatacTAAAAGTGAAAgatcaaattgacatttttaacTAAAAGTGAAGGATCAGATTGGCATTTTTTCTAGTGAGAAGGggccaatttagttttttagggTGGAATTGGAAACgaaaaggtgcgaattagggtgataTAGACAAAATTGCAACATCAGAGTTCAagtgaaaaggggctaaaaggtcggggtttttttggtgattcaactttttttttgtatatatgaCCAAGTTTCCGTTTTTGGTGAAAAACAGTGCCGTTTTGGGTATATAACGTtgccgttttaggtcaaaaacggtGCCGCTTTATGTCAAAAACGGTGCCCGtgttatatatacaaaaaattgatagtttgtgTATCTATATGCCAAAACTAAAAATTCGTGTCAAATACTAAAAATACaagaaagttggtgatttttagtGCAATTAAGccaattgattataaataaagtatgatgatctaattatataaattgaactaatataaaaaaattggcgAGTTACATTATGAGCCACATGATATCAcataatgcgaaactagtcttAATAAAGTAtccaaatctatttttttttaaagtatctaaatctattttaaaaaaattacaccaatttaaatttaatttagtttgaatTTTCGATAACAGAATATTGGATTAACCTTTTTTTAAGGTCCCTTAATTTTACATCTTTAATCTATCTGGTCTCTAAACTTCCATTTGGTCGTATTAGATTcttgaattttatgtttttagttcATTTGTTCCCTGAACTTATATTTGATCTTTGAActtacaatttttaatttatataacatTCATCCGTTTAAGGATCGAAGAAAGCAGAAAAAtcaaagtttaaggactaaataaGACAAAATGGAAGTTCAGGAAACAGATAAACTAAAAacataaagttcagggaccagaTAAGTgcaaataaaagttcaaaaaccaGATAAACTAAAAACATAAAGTTCAAGGACTTTATGATGAGTTAATCCTAGAATATATTATTTAAGAGATCTATATAAATCAAATTGTTGGTAtcctaaaaattatttatatatatttaaatttgagatatatattaatttatttaattagaaattgagaaataataatattatgttatgtagtaatattagttttttttttatcaaaggctaAATGTAGTAATATTAGTTATAAAATGTATAATAAGTaagtagataaaaaaattagttcaaCAAAACTTtctatatttatagtttaacaacaacaaataaaaattggttGTAACCATACCCCCACACTACACTAATTAATCCAAAAATCAGAAAGACAAGTGTTGTTCGGTTTCAGTTGGTacgaactttttttttatctataacCCCAATCATTAAAACCACTACCCGCCATCACCGCCCCTCCAACCACCACCTCGACAGCGGCGCAACCCCAAAGAATGGACCCTTCAAGACAGCCGATGATGATGGCGATGAATATGAATAGTAATTACATGGATATAGAGCAGATGCCCGACACTCCACAGCGTGGGTCCCACCACCGGAGGGCCCATTCCGACACCTCTTTCCGCTTCGACGACCTCCTCCTTTTCGACCCGTCTGATCTCGACCTTTCCGCTCTCGACCTCCCCACTCCGACTCCGTCTCCCGGCGGAGGCGGCGGAAGAGTAGCTCCCGTGCCCGTGGATTCCGGGTCTGTTTCTGATGATTCAGCGGCGTCTCATAGTCAAAGTCAAAGCAGTGGGGCCAGTTTAAAGCCGAGACCCATTAATCATCTCCGAAGCTTGTCTGTGGATTCGGATTTTTTTGATGGGTTAGGGCTTACTAGTAACGGTGGTGGAGATGAAAAGTTTGGCGGGAAAagagcggcggcggcggtggcgACGCCATCTGCGGTGAATCGTCATCGGCATAGTTTATCGATGGACGGGTCGAGTACGTCGTTGTTTGAGGTTGATTCAGTTATGGGTGATGATGGTGTTAAAAAGGCTATGGCTCCTGAAAAACTTGCTGAGCTTGCTTTAATTGATCCTAGAAGAGCTAAAAGGTTtgacttttttatttgaaaggaTTTCATTTTTATTGGTTTTATTAAAGAGATGAGTGTTGAGATTATGGTTTGTTTGTGTTGTCTTGGTTTTCCGTAGAATTCTGGCTAATAGACAATCCGCGGCGAGGTCAAAGGAGCGGAAAGTTAGATACACTGGTGAATTGGAAAGGAAGGTGCAGACGCTTCAGACTGAAGCTACCACACTCTCTGCACAGGTCACTCTGTTACAGGTATGCTGCAAGTCATTATTTGGTTTTGTATGCTAATAATTTGGCATGTTGTGTGCAAATCATCGAGTGTATGTCCAATAGTTTTTTCACGGAATGTTACTATTTTTTGTTTCTGCGTTTCGTAATTGAGATAggaattttgatatttttgcgcattttattgttttaatggATTAAACTTTTATGATTTAGTGAATACATGATCGTTGCTTATTTTTGAAGTTTCAATGTTTTATTGCTATAAGAAATCAATAATTGCTTTCTTCGTCTTGTTTGCTGCATCAAGGTATGCCTCACTGGCATGTGCTTATTGTGTTAAGCATTTGCTTTAGATTATGATGATTTCTCGTTTCGAAAGATTAGAAGTGAATTTCCTGCCGCATGTTTATAACTTATCTGACATTAAACCCATAGTTATTGCCTGCTAACTGACTTATACCTATTTGGTACTGAGCCTATGAAATCAtgcatcacttttatttttaattgtttcaagaaaaaatatatGAGCGTTAAATGTTATGTGCTTGGCTCATTGGTACCATGATTGTTAAGCCCAAATGTATGTTACATTTAACTATGTAGGCAAGGAACATAGTATGCATCTGTACATAATAGGTCGGACAGGACTGAATCCTTATCCACGCTTATGGTTCTCTTTTATGTGGCTAATGCGCTACGCGTTGTACGCATCAAGGCTCATGCAATTAAACAGCTTCTCTTATCATTTGACTGCTGTATTAAGGCagtcaattttattatttgtgcaTATACAAATTTTGATGATTGTTTATGCAGTAGTACATTGCTATATGAAATATTTGCATTCAGCTTAATTAAAAGCTTGAGTAGTTTTGCATGACCTCCTTGCAATATCTTTTGTTTTCCTGTTTAAAGTGAATTGATACAATGTGTTGGTTTGTAGACATGATAGTGCTGAACccttctgtttttttttcttttttccgtTCACTTTGTTAGAGGATACGATTGGGAATTCTAATGTGTTAATTACCTActtcattta
This region of Mercurialis annua linkage group LG1-X, ddMerAnnu1.2, whole genome shotgun sequence genomic DNA includes:
- the LOC126683247 gene encoding transcription factor VIP1, coding for MDPSRQPMMMAMNMNSNYMDIEQMPDTPQRGSHHRRAHSDTSFRFDDLLLFDPSDLDLSALDLPTPTPSPGGGGGRVAPVPVDSGSVSDDSAASHSQSQSSGASLKPRPINHLRSLSVDSDFFDGLGLTSNGGGDEKFGGKRAAAAVATPSAVNRHRHSLSMDGSSTSLFEVDSVMGDDGVKKAMAPEKLAELALIDPRRAKRILANRQSAARSKERKVRYTGELERKVQTLQTEATTLSAQVTLLQRDTTGLSTENKELKLRLQAMEQQAHLRDALNEALREEVQRLKIATGQIPAANGNPFSRGLTPQYSSHQAPLHHFGSSQAQQHQQPQHIPQPSTNNQTPNGQSCPGFANFSQRV